In Aegilops tauschii subsp. strangulata cultivar AL8/78 chromosome 3, Aet v6.0, whole genome shotgun sequence, one genomic interval encodes:
- the LOC109784142 gene encoding uncharacterized protein produces MAKSGNRRTRSSPPATALASAITTSSSSSTNLEETASPYFLPQLIPLTASRLTTLEDFFALRAACRAYRAHLPLSSSNLASQGPLLLVPHKTSASEALFHVPLRRILRFRLPRTPLAHGRRSPTCFSRLFTPQDLSLTCFHSFGCRVAIQRMSANASRPEIRIRHLLTGERARLPDPPECVGGVLFSDDLILAFTPWHRDIYYCRIGDAQWQAARCDECYHVYSLMFVKGTLYALIYPNYRLAVVELDKNYVVLSFLGDELSPQTVPKSSVAWLAECQGELMLIIEIRLYRVFQWGSGERKWARTHSLGGCSLFFNMHEFAGCLGPDHPGVRRDCLYFTGSLGNWSEYSLVDRSLHEIIADYPGQAVPPILRLRGHNPCDSLKYDRRYEPYFRRMDLLQFVLNFKGTPPWLNSTVITALTDRWRPETHSFHLALGEMTVTLEDIAMISGLPIEGRALIGKVKSEGWRQRVAGLVGVEPPPWIHETKKDPRPSGVLFSWLQEHFYECTENASPAVVESWTEHV; encoded by the exons ATGGCCAAGTCGGGGAACCGCAGGACGAGGTCCTCGCCGCCGGCCACCGCCCTCGCCTCCGCAATCACCACGTCCTCCTCATCCTCCACAAACCTTGAAGAAACCGCCTCGCCGTACTTCCTACCTCAGCTGATCCCATTGACCGCGAGCCGCCTGACGACCCTCGAGGACTTCTTCGCCCTACGTGCCGCCTGCCGCGCCTACCGGGCTCACCTCCCGCTGTCATCGTCCAACCTCGCCTCGCAGGGTCCGCTCCTCCTCGTCCCCCACAAGACCTCTGCCTCGGAAGCGCTCTTCCACGTCCCCCTCCGCCGCATCCTCCGCTTCCGCCTCCCGCGCACCCCCCTGGCCCATGGACGCCGCAGCCCCACCTGCTTCAGCCGTCTCTTCACCCCCCAAGACCTCAGCCTCACCTGCTTCCACTCCTTCGGCTGCCGCGTCGCCATACAACGCATGAGCGCCAACGCCAGCCGCCCCGAGATCCGCATCCGCCACCTCCTCACAGGTGAGCGAGCCCGCCTGCCCGATCCCCCTGAATGCGTTGGAGGTGTTCTCTTTTCCGACGACCTAATCCTCGCCTTCACGCCATGGCACCGGGACATCTACTACTGCCGCATTGGGGATGCTCAGTGGCAAGCGGCGCGGTGCGACGAATGCTACCACGTTTACAGTCTGATGTTCGTGAAAGGCACCCTCTACGCATTGATTTATCCAAATTATCGTCTTGCTGTTGTCGAGCTTGACAAGAATTATGTGGTATTGTCGTTTCTTGGTGATGAACTTAGCCCACAGACAGTTCCAAAAAGTTCGGTGGCCTGGCTCGCAGAGTGTCAGGGTGAGCTAATGCTAATTATCGAAATCAGGTTGTATCGTGTTTTCCAGTGGGGATCCGGGGAAAGGAAGTGGGCGAGGACACATAGCCTTGGTGGTTGCAGCTTGTTCTTTAATATGCATGAGTTCGCTGGTTGCCTTGGTCCAGATCATCCGGGAGTTCGAAGAGACTGCTTGTACTTTACTGGAAGCCTTGGGAACTGGAGCGAGTATTCTCTGGTTGATAGATCTTTGCATGAAATTATTGCTGACTACCCAGGGCAAGCA GTTCCTCCAATACTTCGGTTGAGAGGCCACAACCCATGTGACTCCCTGAAGTATGACCGTCGCTACGAGCCTTATTTTAGAAGAATGGATCTTCTCCAGTTTGTGCTCAACTTTAAAGGCACACCACCATGGCTGAACTCGACGGTCATTACCGCCCTTACGGACCGTTGGAGGCCGGAGACGCACTCTTTTCACCTTGCTCTTGGTGAGATGACCGTCACTTTGGAGGATATTGCGATGATCTCCGGGCTTCCGATCGAGGGCAGGGCTCTTATCGGGAAGGTGAAGTCTGAGGGGTGGCGACAAAGGGTTGCAGGTTTGGTTGGTGTTGAACCTCCCCCGTGGATTCATGAAACAAAGAAGGATCCTAGGCCATCCGGTGTTTTGTTCTCGTGGCTACAGGAACATTTTTACGAGTGCACAGAGAATGCCAGTCCGGCTGTTGTGGAGAG TTGGACGGAGCATGTATGA